The following coding sequences are from one Geothrix sp. window:
- a CDS encoding methyl-accepting chemotaxis protein — protein MVDLAANHEAITIGVIGGGRGGMQLFGFFDSSRLARIRFVVDRSVTAPAMVAAKAKQIPIYTDFEQALKREKVDFVIETTGIEGFDELLAERLAGTHTGILTHGMARLMIQVMAEHRQHTQDEVSDVVHPIKDRLATGLQGSQAIVKEINQVMSSMQMLALNASIEAAKAGTHGRGFAVVADQMGKSVDTVRALTQEIESVNANIIQVSTQIDSILEMLR, from the coding sequence ATGGTGGATCTGGCGGCCAACCATGAGGCGATCACCATCGGCGTGATCGGTGGCGGGCGGGGCGGCATGCAGCTGTTCGGCTTCTTCGACTCGAGCAGGCTCGCCCGGATCCGCTTCGTGGTGGACCGGAGCGTCACGGCCCCGGCCATGGTGGCCGCCAAGGCGAAGCAGATCCCCATCTACACGGATTTCGAGCAGGCCCTGAAGCGGGAGAAGGTCGACTTCGTGATCGAGACCACCGGCATCGAAGGCTTCGATGAGCTGCTGGCCGAGCGTCTGGCAGGCACCCACACCGGAATCCTCACCCACGGCATGGCCCGGCTGATGATCCAGGTCATGGCCGAGCACCGCCAGCACACCCAGGACGAGGTGTCCGATGTCGTCCACCCGATCAAGGACCGGCTGGCCACGGGGCTCCAGGGCAGCCAGGCCATCGTCAAGGAGATCAACCAGGTGATGTCCAGCATGCAGATGCTGGCCCTCAACGCCAGCATCGAGGCCGCCAAGGCGGGCACCCACGGGCGGGGCTTCGCGGTGGTGGCCGATCAGATGGGCAAGTCCGTGGACACCGTCCGGGCCCTGACCCAGGAGATCGAGAGCGTGAACGCCAACATCATCCAGGTGTCCACCCAGATCGACTCCATCCTGGAGATGCTCAGGTAG
- a CDS encoding glycosyltransferase family 39 protein, which produces MSRRERNTLLLLWLFLGLLPLLVRPLWEPDEGRYAEIPREMLATGDWLTPHLNGVLYFEKPPLQYWLSAIGMKLFGLNGAAARLPLALASGLMIWAAWRLARRLGARNPLWAPFMAATGLLAFLVGQLLTLDALFSAFLVAAIAAFVEAVARRREGRPALGWTLLTFVLLAGAMLTKGLAEVILTGGILLFSLAFAWKDAALRRAVLRTALDPLGWLLYLALVVPWFWAVNRVNPGHADFFFIHEHFRRFLTHEHARQGSNNWLLDKLYFLGVLALGLLPWLSATVVGLRRSWTFLTGRGPQGQDHLARWIVGTTVLAFLWPLVFFSVSGSKLPPYILPAIVPLAALACTFERDGEERLALRRMGWELILLGGLFLLAAGLFRKDLGGLGWMLALGAGFAGLGAWALRPRGLSGPRLMAALGTALWLLVLAAQAAAGPGKSVAELVRGIPGEARWISYGTYFQGLPFYARTRVVVVAGTGELAYGRDRLADAGRWFNEDPASLGTLADCLKAEDPSKPVLVLAKAANWKQLSADEKARWEEVARNPAAVVARRR; this is translated from the coding sequence ATGTCGCGCCGCGAACGCAACACACTCCTGCTCCTCTGGCTCTTCCTCGGCCTGCTGCCCCTGCTGGTCCGTCCGCTGTGGGAACCGGACGAGGGCCGCTATGCCGAGATCCCCCGGGAGATGCTGGCGACGGGCGACTGGCTGACCCCACACCTGAACGGCGTCCTCTACTTCGAGAAGCCGCCCCTGCAGTACTGGCTCTCCGCCATCGGCATGAAGCTCTTCGGCCTGAACGGCGCCGCGGCGCGCCTGCCCCTGGCCCTGGCCTCGGGCCTCATGATCTGGGCCGCCTGGCGGCTGGCCAGGCGCCTGGGCGCCCGGAACCCCCTGTGGGCGCCCTTCATGGCGGCCACGGGGCTGCTGGCCTTCCTGGTGGGGCAGCTGCTCACCCTGGACGCCCTCTTCAGCGCCTTCCTGGTGGCCGCCATCGCGGCCTTCGTGGAGGCCGTGGCCCGGCGCCGGGAAGGCCGCCCGGCCCTCGGCTGGACCCTGCTGACCTTCGTCCTGCTGGCGGGCGCCATGCTCACCAAGGGGCTGGCGGAAGTCATCCTCACCGGCGGCATCCTCCTCTTCTCCCTGGCCTTCGCGTGGAAGGATGCGGCACTCCGCCGCGCCGTGCTGCGCACTGCCCTGGATCCCCTGGGCTGGCTGCTCTACCTGGCCCTGGTGGTGCCCTGGTTCTGGGCCGTGAACCGCGTCAATCCTGGCCACGCGGACTTCTTCTTCATCCACGAGCACTTCCGCCGCTTCCTCACCCATGAGCACGCGCGGCAGGGCTCCAACAACTGGCTGCTGGACAAGCTCTACTTCCTCGGGGTCCTCGCCCTGGGGCTGCTGCCCTGGCTGTCGGCGACGGTCGTGGGCCTGAGGCGCAGCTGGACCTTCCTGACGGGTCGCGGTCCCCAGGGGCAGGATCACCTGGCCCGCTGGATCGTCGGCACCACGGTCCTGGCCTTCCTCTGGCCCCTGGTCTTCTTCAGCGTGTCGGGCTCCAAGCTGCCCCCCTACATCCTGCCGGCGATCGTGCCGCTGGCGGCCCTGGCCTGCACCTTCGAGCGCGATGGCGAAGAGCGCCTGGCCCTGCGCCGCATGGGCTGGGAGCTGATCCTGCTCGGGGGCCTCTTCCTGCTGGCGGCGGGCCTCTTCCGCAAGGATCTCGGCGGTCTCGGCTGGATGCTGGCCCTGGGCGCCGGTTTTGCCGGCCTCGGCGCCTGGGCGCTGCGGCCCCGGGGGCTGAGCGGTCCCCGCCTGATGGCGGCCCTGGGGACCGCCCTCTGGCTGCTGGTGCTGGCCGCCCAGGCGGCGGCGGGACCCGGCAAGTCCGTGGCGGAGCTGGTGCGTGGCATTCCGGGTGAGGCCCGGTGGATCAGCTACGGGACCTACTTCCAGGGCCTCCCCTTCTACGCCCGCACGCGGGTGGTGGTGGTGGCGGGCACGGGCGAGCTGGCCTACGGTCGGGATCGGTTGGCCGACGCGGGCCGCTGGTTCAACGAAGACCCAGCCTCGCTGGGTACCCTGGCCGACTGCCTGAAGGCGGAGGACCCGTCAAAGCCGGTCCTCGTGCTGGCCAAGGCCGCCAACTGGAAGCAGCTCAGCGCCGACGAGAAGGCGCGGTGGGAGGAAGTGGCGCGGAACCCCGCGGCAGTGGTGGCGCGCAGGCGGTAG
- a CDS encoding ArnT family glycosyltransferase, which yields MDAPSPQLSSPSRLALWLRAHAPELLFALLLLAVLPMRDLWAPDEPDFAQCVKEMRLRGDWILPYLNGVPYSEKPILYYWVMKAASVLLDALTGGLGFTQGVAAWALRLPSVLAAVAFLSAFRRWAARFLEPDLAEPAALILATTPLWFWQSQFIQIDLLFSALLAWSWLCWLGGYLLLQRPGEPGQPDEPRRWFLKAYFWLALAFLAKGPLAPLLSVLVLAAFLAWQRDFTVLRRAGIVAGLAITLLLVSPWYIAAGLKGGAHYAYELIIFQNFERATRAWDHIHPWWKYGEYMLGDFFPWVLWLPALALHLRRERRLADPAKRFLLLAFVVPFVFLSLVQSKQGKYLLMGYPFLALLLADLIRGAEAARARRLGGLLAAGLALPAAALSALALGMGGAKVQAQLASFLGPLRLMALGMVAGTVFVVVQAVRGRGARLVPGAALSLGLLYLVGGTWGFRLLDPPKSYRRWTAAVQPLIAGRPVFYWQTIRSGVMVYTDHLMPELRSARALEGMDAEARLVAQRGEWEQDAWGMTPALRARFEVLLSVPTGGGEILLLRKRPNPIPEEAP from the coding sequence ATGGACGCACCTTCACCCCAGCTGTCTTCGCCCTCCCGCCTCGCCCTGTGGCTGCGCGCCCACGCGCCGGAACTGCTCTTCGCGCTCCTGCTCCTGGCCGTGCTCCCCATGCGCGACCTCTGGGCACCGGATGAGCCGGACTTCGCCCAGTGCGTGAAGGAGATGCGCCTGCGGGGCGACTGGATCCTGCCCTACCTCAACGGCGTGCCCTACAGCGAGAAGCCGATCCTCTACTACTGGGTGATGAAGGCCGCCTCGGTGCTGCTGGATGCGCTCACCGGCGGCCTCGGCTTCACCCAGGGCGTGGCGGCCTGGGCCCTGCGCCTGCCCTCGGTGCTCGCCGCCGTGGCCTTCCTCTCGGCCTTCCGGCGCTGGGCCGCGCGTTTCCTGGAGCCCGACCTCGCGGAGCCCGCGGCGCTGATCCTGGCCACGACGCCCCTCTGGTTCTGGCAGAGCCAGTTCATCCAGATCGACCTGCTCTTCTCGGCCCTGCTGGCCTGGAGCTGGCTCTGCTGGCTGGGGGGCTACCTGCTGCTGCAGCGCCCCGGGGAGCCAGGGCAGCCCGATGAGCCGCGCCGCTGGTTCCTCAAGGCCTACTTCTGGCTGGCCCTGGCCTTCCTGGCCAAGGGACCGCTGGCGCCCCTGCTGTCCGTCCTCGTGCTGGCCGCCTTCCTGGCCTGGCAGCGGGACTTCACGGTCCTGCGCCGGGCGGGCATCGTGGCCGGCCTGGCCATCACGCTGCTGCTGGTCTCGCCCTGGTACATCGCGGCGGGCCTGAAGGGCGGGGCCCACTACGCCTATGAATTGATCATCTTCCAGAACTTCGAGCGGGCCACCCGGGCCTGGGACCACATCCACCCCTGGTGGAAGTACGGCGAGTACATGCTGGGCGACTTCTTCCCCTGGGTGCTGTGGCTGCCGGCCCTGGCCCTGCACCTGCGCCGGGAGCGCCGCCTCGCGGATCCCGCGAAGCGCTTCCTCCTGCTGGCCTTCGTCGTCCCCTTCGTCTTCCTGAGCCTGGTGCAGAGCAAGCAGGGCAAGTACCTGCTCATGGGCTATCCCTTCCTGGCTCTGCTGCTCGCGGACCTGATCCGCGGGGCGGAGGCGGCTCGGGCCCGGCGCCTGGGGGGGCTGCTCGCCGCGGGGCTGGCCTTGCCCGCGGCCGCCCTGAGCGCTTTGGCCCTGGGCATGGGCGGCGCCAAGGTGCAGGCGCAGCTCGCCTCCTTCCTCGGCCCCCTGCGCCTCATGGCCCTGGGCATGGTGGCCGGTACGGTCTTCGTGGTGGTGCAGGCGGTCCGCGGCCGGGGGGCGCGGCTTGTTCCGGGCGCGGCGCTGTCTCTGGGCCTGCTCTACCTGGTGGGGGGGACCTGGGGTTTCCGGCTGCTGGATCCCCCCAAGTCCTACCGGCGCTGGACCGCGGCCGTCCAGCCCCTCATCGCCGGTCGCCCCGTCTTCTACTGGCAGACCATCCGCAGTGGCGTCATGGTCTACACCGATCACCTGATGCCCGAGCTGCGCTCGGCCCGGGCCCTGGAAGGCATGGATGCCGAGGCCCGTCTCGTGGCCCAGCGCGGCGAGTGGGAGCAGGACGCCTGGGGCATGACGCCGGCCCTGCGAGCCCGCTTCGAGGTGCTGCTCTCGGTGCCCACGGGCGGAGGTGAGATCCTGCTGCTCAGGAAGCGACCGAACCCCATCCCCGAGGAGGCCCCGTGA
- a CDS encoding tetratricopeptide repeat protein codes for MLTYLLLLMPTQIQTQGFAPTLPPQAEALLKAKDWAGLADWFETVPPATRGTFYEQWIQSLNRSQRWARLLTVCEALQPQLEAKSGPRLGTYRLYRAQALGQLGRHGEAAIAHAENARLGYAPGFAQACTEARLAQEWPTLLACSEELLSRQAEDADGMAWKGEALARLHRLDEAEPMLRAALAKDPKIAYAWNNLGRCLNEKKAWAEACEALDRALALEPNQLEALFNRGRCLFELKRYKESRDDFRAALALQPDNLLLVENLRQAERYAALPAPKPAPAPRKR; via the coding sequence ATGCTCACCTACCTGCTGCTCCTGATGCCCACCCAGATCCAGACCCAGGGCTTCGCACCCACCCTGCCCCCGCAGGCCGAGGCGCTGCTCAAGGCCAAGGATTGGGCGGGACTCGCGGACTGGTTCGAGACGGTCCCGCCTGCCACCCGGGGAACCTTCTATGAGCAGTGGATCCAGAGCCTCAACCGGAGCCAGCGCTGGGCTCGCCTCCTCACGGTGTGCGAGGCGCTGCAGCCCCAGCTGGAGGCGAAATCCGGTCCCCGTCTCGGCACCTACCGCCTGTACCGGGCCCAGGCCCTCGGCCAGCTGGGGCGCCACGGAGAAGCGGCCATCGCGCACGCCGAGAACGCCCGGCTCGGGTACGCCCCCGGCTTCGCCCAGGCCTGCACCGAGGCCCGGCTGGCCCAGGAGTGGCCCACCCTGCTGGCCTGCTCGGAGGAACTGCTGTCCAGGCAGGCCGAGGACGCGGACGGCATGGCCTGGAAAGGCGAGGCCCTGGCCCGCCTCCATCGGCTGGACGAAGCCGAACCGATGCTGCGGGCCGCCCTGGCCAAGGATCCGAAGATCGCCTACGCCTGGAACAACCTGGGGCGCTGCCTCAATGAGAAGAAGGCCTGGGCCGAGGCCTGTGAGGCGCTGGACCGGGCCCTGGCCCTGGAGCCCAACCAGCTGGAAGCCCTGTTCAACCGCGGCCGCTGCCTCTTCGAATTGAAGCGCTACAAGGAGAGCCGGGATGACTTCCGGGCGGCCCTTGCGCTCCAGCCGGACAACCTCCTGCTGGTGGAAAACCTGCGGCAGGCCGAACGCTACGCCGCCCTGCCGGCGCCGAAGCCCGCGCCGGCGCCCAGGAAACGGTAG
- a CDS encoding SPFH domain-containing protein: MDLTWLSANPGLTLLALLGTAFAVLLLSKWIRYIPNNRVGIVEKLISGKGSVKTGLIALGGEAGFQPQLLRGGWHLLTPFQYRIHKMPLVTIPQGKIGYIFARDGKDLPPTQTLASNSHGADFQDLVAFLQNGGQKGPQRQILREGIYAINLAQFVVLTEDQLYYLPLDKSELETFQKMSAIIAERAGWRPVIIRGADDAVGIVTVHDGPSLQSGEIIASTVGEDPQKASTYHNNFQDADKFLVAGGQRGRQYQVLVEGTYYINRLFATVEMIPKTVVEVGTVGVVVSYTGAIGADISGQEYRHGELVTNGQRGVWSDPLLPGKYAFNTYAGKVLMVPTTNFILKWTKGEVGSHKFDENLSEVSLITKDAFEPNLPLSVVVHIDYRKAPLVIQRFGDIKKLVEQTLDPMVSAYFKNVGQTRTLIQLIQDRSAIQELSGVQMKEKFTQYNLELQEVLIGTPTSGAPGGQIEQILVQLRSRQIANEQVETYSRQENAAVKERELREAEAKAKQQTMLTESAISIEVQSNQGKADYAKAQQQAAQIQTLAGAEAEKVRLMGEGEAKRIKVMAEAQAEQAARVGIAQAMAIEEQVRAYGGPQFQLVQQVMNRFAEAIEKSQVDVVPKIHMGGGDKGGGSLIESLLGLLLSEKAGQLAGVVPTTAPNAEAEALKAALRQNLTK, encoded by the coding sequence ATGGACCTCACCTGGCTTTCCGCCAACCCCGGCCTGACCCTGCTTGCCCTGCTCGGCACCGCCTTCGCGGTGCTCCTGCTCAGCAAGTGGATCCGCTACATCCCCAACAACCGCGTGGGCATCGTCGAGAAGCTCATCAGCGGCAAGGGCTCGGTCAAGACCGGCCTCATCGCCCTGGGCGGCGAGGCGGGCTTCCAGCCCCAGCTCCTGCGCGGCGGCTGGCACCTGCTCACGCCCTTCCAGTACCGCATCCACAAGATGCCCCTGGTGACCATCCCCCAGGGCAAGATCGGCTACATCTTCGCCCGGGACGGCAAGGACCTGCCGCCCACCCAGACCCTGGCCAGCAACAGCCACGGGGCTGACTTCCAGGATCTGGTGGCCTTCCTGCAGAACGGCGGCCAGAAGGGACCCCAGCGGCAGATCCTCCGCGAGGGCATCTATGCCATCAACCTGGCCCAGTTCGTGGTGCTCACCGAAGACCAGCTCTACTACCTGCCCCTGGACAAGAGCGAGCTGGAGACCTTCCAGAAGATGAGCGCCATCATCGCGGAGCGCGCCGGCTGGCGGCCCGTCATCATCCGCGGCGCGGACGACGCCGTGGGCATCGTCACCGTGCATGACGGCCCGAGCCTCCAGAGCGGCGAGATCATCGCCTCCACCGTGGGCGAGGATCCCCAGAAGGCCTCGACCTACCACAACAACTTCCAGGACGCCGACAAGTTCCTGGTGGCCGGGGGCCAGCGGGGACGCCAGTACCAGGTGCTGGTGGAAGGCACCTACTACATCAACCGGCTCTTCGCGACCGTGGAGATGATTCCCAAGACCGTGGTGGAAGTGGGCACCGTGGGCGTGGTGGTGAGCTACACCGGCGCCATCGGCGCCGACATCAGCGGCCAGGAGTACCGCCACGGCGAGCTGGTCACCAACGGCCAGCGCGGCGTCTGGAGCGATCCCCTGCTGCCGGGCAAGTACGCCTTCAACACCTACGCCGGCAAGGTGCTCATGGTGCCGACCACGAATTTCATCCTGAAATGGACGAAGGGCGAGGTGGGCAGCCACAAGTTCGACGAGAACCTCTCCGAAGTGAGCCTCATCACCAAGGACGCCTTCGAGCCGAACCTGCCCCTCAGCGTCGTGGTGCACATCGACTACCGCAAGGCGCCCCTGGTCATCCAGCGCTTCGGCGACATCAAGAAGCTGGTGGAGCAGACCCTCGATCCCATGGTCAGCGCCTACTTCAAGAACGTGGGCCAGACCCGCACCCTCATCCAGCTCATCCAGGACCGCAGCGCCATCCAGGAGCTGAGCGGCGTCCAGATGAAGGAGAAATTCACCCAGTACAACCTGGAACTCCAGGAAGTGCTCATCGGCACGCCCACCAGCGGCGCCCCCGGTGGCCAGATCGAGCAGATCCTCGTGCAGCTCCGCAGCCGCCAGATCGCCAATGAGCAGGTGGAGACCTACAGCCGCCAGGAGAACGCCGCCGTCAAGGAACGGGAGCTCCGGGAAGCCGAGGCCAAGGCCAAGCAGCAGACCATGCTCACAGAATCTGCCATCAGCATCGAGGTGCAGAGCAACCAGGGCAAGGCCGACTACGCCAAGGCCCAGCAGCAGGCGGCGCAGATCCAGACCCTCGCCGGCGCCGAAGCCGAGAAGGTGCGCCTCATGGGCGAGGGCGAGGCCAAGCGCATCAAGGTCATGGCGGAAGCCCAGGCCGAGCAGGCCGCCCGGGTGGGCATCGCCCAGGCCATGGCCATCGAAGAGCAGGTGCGAGCCTACGGCGGCCCGCAGTTCCAGCTGGTGCAGCAGGTCATGAACCGCTTCGCCGAGGCCATCGAGAAGTCCCAGGTGGACGTCGTTCCCAAGATCCACATGGGTGGTGGCGACAAGGGCGGCGGCAGCCTCATCGAAAGCCTGCTGGGCCTCCTGCTCAGTGAGAAGGCTGGTCAGCTGGCGGGTGTGGTACCCACCACCGCACCCAATGCCGAGGCCGAAGCCCTGAAAGCGGCGCTGCGGCAGAACCTGACGAAATAG
- a CDS encoding class II aldolase/adducin family protein, whose product MSDALLHDLLDACRRLHAGGLLAASDGNLSMRLPNGLIAMTPSGVPKAKVQLGDLAYLQLDGTIQAGRPSSERAMHLAIYRAVPEAKAIVHAHPPTAIAWSLARPELEELPSDGLPEVILAAGRIPIVPMALPGTEAMGANLLPFLPAHRLMILARHGGLCWGGHMDEAAGGMERLEQVATILWKAETLGGAKPLSVPELEELRALRARLGPKII is encoded by the coding sequence ATGTCCGACGCCCTGCTCCACGATCTTCTCGATGCCTGCCGCCGCCTCCATGCCGGGGGCCTGCTGGCGGCCTCGGACGGGAACCTGTCCATGCGCCTGCCCAACGGCCTCATCGCCATGACGCCCAGCGGCGTGCCCAAGGCGAAGGTGCAGCTGGGCGACCTGGCCTACCTGCAGCTGGACGGCACCATTCAAGCAGGCCGGCCCAGCAGCGAGCGGGCCATGCACCTGGCCATCTACCGGGCGGTGCCTGAGGCGAAGGCCATCGTCCACGCCCACCCGCCCACGGCCATCGCCTGGTCCCTGGCCCGGCCTGAGCTAGAGGAGCTTCCTTCCGACGGTCTGCCCGAGGTGATCCTCGCCGCGGGCCGCATCCCCATCGTGCCCATGGCCCTGCCCGGCACCGAGGCCATGGGTGCGAATCTCCTGCCCTTCCTGCCCGCGCACCGCCTCATGATCCTGGCCCGCCACGGCGGCCTCTGCTGGGGCGGGCACATGGACGAGGCCGCTGGTGGCATGGAACGCCTGGAGCAGGTGGCCACCATCCTCTGGAAGGCCGAGACCCTCGGTGGCGCCAAGCCGCTCTCTGTCCCTGAGCTTGAGGAACTGCGGGCCTTGAGGGCCAGGCTCGGGCCAAAAATCATTTGA
- the purF gene encoding amidophosphoribosyltransferase, whose product MCGIAGVFEAEGATGLVASILFAIQHRGQESCGAAARDAGGRIVGHKGMGLVKQVLDEEVQGRLAGTTAIGHVRYPTAGCSDVVNAQPHLIELAEGPVMAISSNGDLINYGELRARLEGEGVVFKSDNDAELIGRLIAMYHVRGLAIEAAIARVQAELKGAFSTVLMYRDRLYAFRDPHGFRPMVMGHLTHEGEGEPPSEGAVFSSESCGFGIVGARLLREVLPGEILRLERGQPLQSVGRAPLQPRHCVFELIYFSRPDSSHFGESVYQTRQRIGACMAAKDAALANGDDLVVMPVPDSSNFIALGYAKAKQAEFGMGLLRNHYVGRTFIKPTQASRDEGVKQKFNPLPDFFPGKRVVLIDDSIVRGTSLRKLVRMVRQAGAKEIHVRIGSPKVIGPCFYGIDTPTREELIANRMSEAEIRDYLGADSLRWLEVADFEELLPGRRQDFCTACFDLDYIYPPEGFATKTNAPSLREFQPAH is encoded by the coding sequence GTGTGCGGCATTGCAGGTGTATTTGAAGCTGAAGGCGCCACCGGACTCGTCGCGTCGATCCTTTTTGCCATCCAGCACCGGGGCCAGGAGAGCTGTGGCGCCGCCGCCCGGGACGCCGGGGGCCGCATCGTGGGCCACAAGGGCATGGGCCTGGTGAAACAGGTGCTGGACGAGGAAGTCCAGGGCCGGCTGGCGGGCACCACGGCCATCGGTCACGTTCGCTATCCGACTGCAGGCTGCAGCGACGTGGTCAATGCGCAGCCCCACCTCATCGAGCTGGCCGAAGGACCGGTCATGGCCATCTCCTCCAACGGCGACCTCATCAACTACGGGGAGCTCCGCGCCCGCCTGGAGGGCGAGGGTGTGGTCTTCAAGAGTGACAACGACGCCGAGCTCATCGGCCGCCTCATCGCCATGTACCATGTCCGCGGCCTGGCCATCGAGGCGGCCATCGCCCGGGTGCAGGCCGAGCTGAAGGGCGCCTTCTCCACGGTGCTGATGTACCGCGACCGTCTCTACGCCTTCCGCGATCCCCACGGCTTCCGGCCCATGGTCATGGGCCACCTGACCCACGAGGGCGAGGGCGAACCCCCCAGCGAAGGCGCGGTGTTCTCCTCCGAGTCCTGCGGCTTCGGCATCGTCGGCGCGCGGCTCCTGCGGGAGGTCCTGCCCGGCGAGATCCTCCGGCTGGAGCGAGGCCAGCCCCTGCAGTCCGTGGGACGCGCGCCCCTCCAGCCCCGGCACTGCGTCTTCGAGCTCATCTACTTCTCCCGGCCCGACAGCAGCCACTTCGGCGAGAGCGTCTACCAGACCCGTCAGCGCATCGGGGCCTGCATGGCCGCCAAGGACGCGGCCCTGGCCAACGGGGATGACCTGGTGGTGATGCCCGTGCCCGATTCCTCCAACTTCATCGCCCTGGGCTATGCCAAGGCCAAGCAGGCCGAGTTCGGCATGGGGCTCCTGCGCAACCACTACGTGGGCCGCACCTTCATCAAGCCCACCCAGGCCAGCCGGGACGAAGGCGTGAAGCAGAAGTTCAACCCGCTGCCGGACTTCTTCCCGGGCAAGCGCGTGGTGCTCATCGATGACTCCATCGTGCGGGGCACGAGCCTGCGGAAGCTCGTGCGGATGGTGCGCCAGGCCGGGGCGAAGGAGATCCACGTCCGCATCGGCTCGCCCAAGGTCATCGGCCCCTGCTTCTACGGCATCGACACGCCCACGCGGGAGGAACTCATCGCCAACCGCATGTCGGAGGCGGAGATCCGGGACTACCTCGGCGCCGACAGCCTGCGCTGGCTGGAAGTGGCCGACTTCGAGGAGCTGCTGCCCGGACGCCGCCAGGACTTCTGCACCGCCTGCTTCGACCTGGACTACATCTACCCACCCGAGGGCTTCGCCACCAAGACCAATGCGCCCTCCCTGAGGGAGTTCCAGCCTGCCCACTGA
- the mtnA gene encoding S-methyl-5-thioribose-1-phosphate isomerase yields the protein MNPFESLGLRHDGRTLWVLDQTQLPDAEVWLDGSEPEAMIALIQRLAVRGAPLIGVAAAASLATFAHRGAPATEYAAACGALRAARPTAVNLMWAMDRMRGAADPVREAQAIFEEDVRLCEGMARHGAELIQDGEGLLTHCNTGGLATAGIGTALGVIRRAHEQGKRIHVYADETRPLLQGGRLTAWELRKLGIPSTLITDSMAALLLRDGRVQRVLVGSDRVAANGDFANKVGTYGLAVQARHHGVPFHPVAPFSTVDLACPDGAAIPIELRGETEVRGYGALRWAPEGMPTWNPSFDVTPVDLVTSLVLDRGVYSADELRSGVLARVCG from the coding sequence ATGAATCCCTTCGAATCCCTCGGTCTCCGGCACGACGGCCGCACCCTCTGGGTGCTGGACCAGACGCAGCTTCCCGACGCGGAGGTCTGGCTGGATGGCAGCGAGCCTGAGGCCATGATCGCCCTCATCCAGCGGCTGGCGGTGCGGGGCGCGCCCCTCATCGGCGTGGCGGCGGCGGCAAGCCTGGCCACCTTCGCGCACCGGGGCGCCCCGGCCACCGAGTACGCCGCCGCCTGCGGGGCCCTCCGCGCGGCGCGCCCCACGGCCGTGAACCTCATGTGGGCCATGGACCGCATGAGGGGCGCCGCCGATCCCGTTCGCGAGGCCCAGGCCATCTTCGAAGAGGACGTGCGGCTCTGCGAAGGCATGGCGCGGCACGGGGCGGAGCTCATCCAGGACGGCGAGGGCCTGCTCACCCACTGCAACACCGGCGGCCTGGCCACTGCGGGCATCGGCACGGCCCTGGGCGTCATCCGCCGGGCCCACGAGCAGGGCAAGCGCATCCACGTGTACGCGGACGAGACCCGCCCGCTGCTCCAGGGCGGCCGCCTCACGGCCTGGGAGCTGCGGAAGCTGGGCATCCCCTCGACCCTGATCACCGACAGCATGGCGGCCCTGCTGCTGCGCGACGGCAGAGTTCAGCGGGTGCTGGTGGGCTCGGACCGGGTGGCTGCCAACGGCGACTTCGCCAACAAGGTGGGCACCTACGGCCTCGCCGTGCAGGCCCGCCACCACGGCGTGCCCTTCCATCCCGTGGCCCCCTTCTCCACGGTGGACCTAGCCTGCCCGGACGGCGCCGCCATCCCCATCGAGCTGCGCGGCGAGACCGAAGTCCGCGGCTACGGCGCCCTGCGTTGGGCCCCCGAAGGCATGCCCACCTGGAATCCCAGCTTCGACGTCACCCCCGTGGACCTCGTTACCAGCCTGGTGCTGGATCGCGGCGTGTACAGCGCCGATGAGCTTCGCTCGGGCGTGCTGGCCAGGGTCTGCGGCTGA